The Listeria monocytogenes genome window below encodes:
- the tyrS gene encoding tyrosine--tRNA ligase, with translation MNIIDELEWRGAIYQQTDEEGLRKWVDEKQISLYCGIDPSGDSMHIGHLIPFMILRRFQNAGHRPIILVGGATGTIGDPSGKKEERKLQSMEQISKNVESLRVQLGKIFDFEGDSAASMVNNYDWTKDVSILDFLRDYGKEFNVNTMLSKDIVASRLEVGISFTEFAYQILQAMDFNHLYEFNDCRLQIGGSDQWGNITAGLDLIRKKQGENAKAFGLTIPLLTKADGTKFGKSEGGAIWLNPEKTTPYEFYQFWINTDDRDVVKYLKYFTFLTEAEIDELAKQVETEPHLRAAQKTLAAEMTKFVHSEEALEQALKISKALFSGDVKALTADEIEQGFKDVPTSVAEDTEANLVDWLVTLGIEPSKRQAREDVGNGAIYINGERQQDLEKIMDASDRIENKFTIVRRGKKKYFLVSYK, from the coding sequence ATGAATATTATTGATGAATTAGAATGGCGCGGAGCTATTTACCAACAAACGGATGAAGAAGGTTTACGTAAATGGGTGGACGAAAAGCAAATTTCTTTATACTGCGGGATTGATCCATCAGGAGATTCGATGCACATTGGCCACTTAATTCCATTTATGATTTTACGCCGTTTCCAAAATGCTGGGCACCGTCCGATTATTTTAGTGGGTGGAGCGACAGGAACTATTGGTGACCCAAGTGGTAAAAAGGAAGAGCGTAAGTTACAATCAATGGAACAAATTAGCAAAAATGTGGAAAGTTTGCGCGTGCAACTTGGAAAGATTTTTGATTTTGAAGGGGATTCTGCGGCGAGCATGGTGAACAACTATGATTGGACAAAAGATGTGAGTATCCTTGATTTCTTACGTGATTACGGAAAAGAATTCAATGTGAACACGATGCTTTCGAAAGATATTGTCGCTAGCCGTTTGGAAGTGGGGATTTCATTTACAGAATTTGCTTACCAAATTTTACAAGCAATGGACTTTAATCACTTATATGAATTTAATGATTGCCGTCTGCAAATTGGTGGTAGTGACCAGTGGGGGAATATTACTGCTGGACTGGACTTGATTCGTAAAAAACAAGGCGAAAATGCTAAAGCTTTCGGTCTAACAATTCCTCTTTTAACAAAAGCTGATGGAACAAAATTTGGGAAATCAGAAGGTGGCGCGATTTGGTTAAATCCAGAGAAAACAACGCCATACGAGTTTTACCAATTCTGGATTAATACGGATGATCGTGATGTTGTAAAATACTTGAAATACTTTACATTCTTAACGGAAGCTGAAATTGATGAACTAGCGAAACAAGTAGAAACAGAACCGCATTTACGAGCTGCGCAAAAAACATTAGCGGCAGAAATGACCAAATTTGTGCATAGTGAAGAAGCTTTAGAACAAGCTTTGAAAATTTCAAAAGCACTATTTAGTGGCGATGTAAAAGCACTTACGGCGGATGAAATTGAACAAGGATTCAAAGACGTTCCGACATCTGTTGCAGAAGATACGGAAGCAAACTTAGTCGATTGGTTAGTAACGCTTGGTATCGAACCTTCTAAACGTCAAGCACGTGAAGATGTAGGGAACGGGGCTATTTATATTAACGGTGAACGTCAGCAAGATTTGGAAAAAATTATGGATGCAAGTGACCGAATTGAAAATAAATTTACGATTGTAAGACGTGGCAAGAAAAAATACTTCTTAGTTTCTTATAAGTAA
- a CDS encoding bifunctional 3-deoxy-7-phosphoheptulonate synthase/chorismate mutase, which yields MVNANLEELRTQVDQLNIDLLELISKRANLVQEIGKIKGTQGSLRFDPLREREMLNTILAANEGPFEDSTVQKLFKEIFKAGLELQEDDHSKALLVSRKNKKEDTIVTVKGLPIGNGEPVFVFGPCSVESYEQVAAVAESIKAKGLKLIRGGAFKPRTSPYDFQGLGLEGLKILKRVSDEYGLGVISEIVTPADIEVALDYVDVIQIGARNMQNFELLKAAGRVDKPILLKRGLSATIEEFIGAAEYIMSQGNGKIILCERGIRTYEKATRNTLDISAVPILKKETHLPVMVDVTHSTGRKDLLLPCAKAALAIEADGVMAEVHPDPAVALSDSAQQMDIPEFEEFWNAILASNLVPHKIK from the coding sequence ATGGTTAATGCAAATTTAGAGGAACTTAGAACACAGGTGGATCAATTAAATATTGATTTGCTAGAATTAATTAGCAAACGCGCTAATTTAGTACAAGAAATTGGTAAAATCAAAGGAACTCAAGGTTCTCTTCGTTTTGATCCATTACGTGAAAGAGAAATGCTTAACACAATTCTTGCAGCAAATGAAGGACCTTTTGAAGATAGCACGGTTCAAAAATTATTTAAAGAAATTTTTAAAGCAGGGTTAGAACTTCAAGAGGATGATCATTCCAAAGCGTTACTCGTTTCTAGAAAAAACAAAAAAGAAGATACTATTGTTACAGTAAAAGGATTGCCAATCGGGAATGGCGAACCGGTATTTGTCTTCGGACCATGTTCCGTGGAATCTTATGAACAAGTTGCTGCGGTTGCTGAGTCCATTAAAGCAAAAGGCTTAAAACTTATTCGTGGTGGTGCATTTAAACCTCGTACAAGCCCATATGACTTCCAAGGATTAGGTTTAGAAGGACTGAAAATTTTAAAACGTGTATCAGATGAATATGGTTTAGGGGTTATTAGTGAAATCGTTACACCGGCTGATATTGAAGTTGCTCTTGATTATGTCGATGTTATTCAAATTGGCGCAAGAAACATGCAAAATTTCGAATTACTAAAAGCAGCTGGTCGTGTAGACAAACCAATCTTATTAAAACGTGGACTATCTGCTACCATTGAAGAATTTATTGGTGCTGCTGAATATATTATGTCACAAGGAAATGGCAAAATTATTTTATGTGAACGCGGTATTCGCACATATGAAAAAGCTACAAGAAATACACTTGATATTTCTGCTGTACCAATTTTGAAAAAAGAGACGCATTTACCTGTTATGGTGGACGTAACACATTCTACTGGTCGAAAAGATTTATTGCTTCCATGTGCAAAAGCAGCCCTAGCTATCGAAGCGGACGGTGTCATGGCGGAAGTTCATCCAGATCCAGCAGTTGCATTATCAGATTCTGCACAACAAATGGATATTCCTGAATTTGAAGAATTCTGGAATGCGATTTTAGCAAGTAATTTAGTACCACATAAAATAAAGTAA
- the murC gene encoding UDP-N-acetylmuramate--L-alanine ligase: MTIYHFVGIKGSGMSALAQILHDKGFQVQGSDVDKYFFTQKALEEKQIPIMTFSADNIQEGLTIIAGNAFPDTHEEIERALELGLPVIRYHKFLGQLIEGYTSIAITGSHGKTSTTGLLSHVVGAIRPTSYLIGDGTGSGTKGAEYFALEACEYQRHFLAYKPTYAIMTNIDWDHPDYFKSVDDVFNAFETLGKQVKKAVFALGDDAELRKLSLDIPIIYFGFGEENEFQAKNVIKETTGTKFDVYHRGEFLSSFEIPAYGDHNVLNALSVIALCDYEGLPVEDVKKELKTFEGVKRRFSITEKANQVLVDDYAHHPSEIRATVNAARQKYPDKKVVAVFQPHTFTRTRTFLQGFADSLNLADEVYLCDIFGSAREKTGNLTIADLAHKTKGNHIIKEEHTEELLKYPEAVILFMGAGDVQKFQAAYEKVLDHEVLTEADLKKSAIN; the protein is encoded by the coding sequence ATGACTATCTATCATTTTGTTGGAATAAAAGGGTCAGGAATGAGTGCACTTGCTCAAATCCTGCATGATAAAGGTTTTCAAGTGCAAGGTAGCGATGTAGATAAATATTTCTTTACACAAAAAGCTTTAGAAGAAAAGCAAATTCCGATTATGACTTTTTCGGCTGATAATATTCAAGAAGGCCTAACAATTATCGCTGGGAATGCATTCCCAGATACACATGAAGAAATTGAGCGTGCACTGGAGCTTGGGCTTCCGGTGATTCGATATCATAAATTTTTAGGTCAACTAATTGAGGGCTATACAAGTATTGCGATAACTGGTTCTCACGGAAAAACGTCGACAACTGGTTTACTTTCGCATGTCGTTGGTGCGATTCGTCCAACTTCTTATTTAATTGGTGATGGTACTGGAAGTGGGACAAAAGGAGCAGAATATTTTGCGCTTGAAGCATGTGAATATCAACGCCATTTCCTTGCTTATAAACCAACATATGCAATTATGACGAATATTGATTGGGATCATCCAGATTATTTCAAGAGCGTGGATGATGTATTTAACGCGTTCGAAACTCTTGGTAAACAAGTGAAAAAAGCCGTATTTGCCTTAGGGGATGATGCGGAGTTACGTAAGCTTTCTCTAGATATTCCGATTATTTACTTTGGTTTTGGTGAAGAGAATGAATTCCAAGCTAAAAATGTAATCAAAGAAACAACCGGAACAAAATTCGACGTGTATCACCGCGGTGAGTTTTTAAGTTCGTTTGAAATTCCAGCTTACGGAGACCATAATGTATTAAATGCTTTAAGTGTTATTGCGCTTTGCGATTATGAAGGTCTGCCAGTAGAAGATGTGAAAAAGGAATTAAAAACTTTCGAAGGTGTCAAAAGAAGATTTAGCATTACAGAAAAAGCCAATCAAGTGTTAGTAGACGATTATGCGCACCATCCATCAGAAATCCGTGCTACAGTAAATGCTGCAAGACAAAAATATCCTGACAAAAAAGTAGTTGCTGTTTTTCAGCCACATACATTTACACGAACTCGTACTTTTTTACAAGGTTTTGCGGACAGCTTGAACTTGGCAGATGAAGTGTATCTTTGTGATATCTTTGGTTCCGCGCGTGAAAAAACAGGGAATTTGACGATTGCTGATTTAGCTCACAAAACAAAAGGAAACCACATTATCAAAGAAGAGCACACAGAAGAACTTTTGAAGTACCCAGAAGCGGTTATTTTATTCATGGGTGCAGGGGACGTTCAAAAATTTCAAGCCGCTTATGAAAAAGTACTTGATCATGAAGTTTTGACAGAAGCTGATTTGAAAAAAAGTGCGATTAATTAA
- the ccpA gene encoding catabolite control protein A produces MNVTIYDVAREANVSMATVSRVVNGNPNVKPVTRKKVLDVINQLGYRPNAVARGLASKRTTTVGVIIPDISNVFYAELARGIEDIATMYKYNIILSNSDENEDKELQVLNTLLGKQVDGIIYMGERISEQLQEEFDRSPAPVVLAGAVDMENKFASVNIDYKQATKEAVKRFVDNGHKQIAFVSGSLNEPVNREMKLAGYKEALEEAGIAYQEDYIIEAKYNYNAGVKVWEELSALAKKPNAVVVADDELAIGILNAALDAGIKVPEDLEVMTSNNTKLTLMSRPQLSTIVQPLYDIGAVAMRLLTKLMTNEEVDEKTVILPHSEKLRGTTKEKK; encoded by the coding sequence ATGAATGTAACGATTTATGATGTTGCGCGGGAAGCAAACGTTTCTATGGCAACGGTATCTCGGGTAGTGAACGGCAACCCGAATGTTAAACCAGTAACAAGAAAAAAAGTATTAGATGTAATTAATCAATTAGGTTATCGTCCTAACGCTGTTGCTAGAGGTCTAGCGAGCAAACGTACAACTACAGTTGGCGTGATTATTCCAGATATATCTAACGTATTTTATGCAGAACTTGCACGTGGGATTGAAGATATTGCGACAATGTATAAATATAACATTATCCTTAGTAATTCAGATGAAAATGAGGATAAAGAACTTCAAGTGTTAAATACGCTTCTTGGTAAACAAGTAGATGGTATTATTTATATGGGTGAACGTATTTCGGAACAATTACAAGAAGAATTTGATCGTTCTCCAGCGCCAGTAGTGTTAGCTGGAGCTGTGGATATGGAGAACAAATTCGCTTCTGTTAACATTGATTACAAACAAGCGACTAAAGAAGCAGTGAAACGTTTTGTAGATAATGGTCATAAACAAATCGCGTTTGTAAGTGGTTCTCTAAACGAGCCAGTCAATCGCGAAATGAAATTAGCTGGTTACAAAGAAGCGTTAGAAGAAGCGGGAATTGCTTATCAAGAAGATTACATTATCGAAGCGAAATATAACTATAATGCAGGTGTGAAAGTTTGGGAAGAATTAAGTGCTCTAGCTAAAAAACCTAATGCAGTTGTAGTTGCAGATGATGAACTAGCTATTGGTATTTTGAATGCGGCGCTTGATGCTGGAATCAAAGTTCCAGAAGACTTAGAAGTGATGACAAGTAATAATACAAAACTAACTTTAATGTCGCGTCCACAACTTTCGACTATCGTACAACCTTTATACGATATCGGTGCGGTTGCTATGCGTCTATTAACAAAATTAATGACCAATGAAGAAGTAGATGAAAAAACAGTTATTTTACCACATAGTGAAAAACTACGTGGAACGACTAAAGAAAAAAAATAA
- a CDS encoding YtxH domain-containing protein: MAEKDGINTKDFLIGGLIGAIVGSAAALLFAPKSGKELREDLNTQVDTIKEKGNQWKDVAYEKGIEISGVAKGTKDKLVDSAGGFVDVVKDKSGKLADTVSKQSKAVKEVVSQNKEENQEAAKKAADAVKSEAKDAAGDVEKAADKARKEAKKAVDEGKDEAKKIASDAKNEVK; this comes from the coding sequence ATGGCAGAAAAAGATGGTATTAATACAAAAGATTTTCTAATCGGTGGTTTAATTGGTGCAATCGTTGGTTCAGCCGCAGCACTTCTATTCGCACCTAAATCAGGTAAAGAACTACGTGAGGACTTAAATACACAAGTCGATACAATTAAAGAAAAAGGCAACCAATGGAAAGATGTTGCTTATGAAAAAGGTATCGAAATTAGTGGTGTAGCCAAAGGAACAAAAGATAAATTAGTTGATTCTGCTGGTGGATTTGTAGATGTAGTGAAAGACAAATCTGGTAAATTAGCAGATACTGTTTCTAAACAAAGCAAAGCAGTCAAAGAAGTGGTTTCACAAAATAAAGAAGAAAACCAAGAAGCTGCTAAAAAAGCGGCAGATGCTGTAAAAAGTGAAGCAAAAGACGCTGCTGGCGATGTAGAAAAAGCAGCAGATAAAGCAAGAAAAGAAGCAAAAAAAGCAGTAGATGAAGGCAAAGACGAAGCGAAAAAAATTGCTTCTGATGCTAAAAATGAAGTAAAATAA
- a CDS encoding DUF948 domain-containing protein — translation MIVILYIAALIAAIALLVIAIYLGKTLKSTSQTMDEVAESLEKITIEVQGITGQSQKLLDKTNTLLEDVNGKVAKVDPVFDAVGDIGTSLLGLSQSVRELATLATNKVEQNEAKISQAVSISNSILSFREKMKANKAAKEAAKEAAEQSNF, via the coding sequence ATGATAGTAATCTTGTATATTGCAGCACTTATTGCCGCAATTGCGCTTTTAGTTATTGCCATCTACTTGGGAAAAACATTAAAATCAACTTCCCAAACAATGGATGAGGTAGCTGAATCATTAGAAAAAATAACAATAGAAGTACAAGGGATTACAGGACAATCACAAAAATTGCTTGATAAGACCAATACACTTCTAGAAGATGTAAATGGCAAAGTTGCGAAAGTGGATCCAGTTTTTGATGCAGTTGGTGACATTGGGACTTCTTTACTAGGATTAAGTCAATCTGTTCGCGAATTAGCAACACTCGCAACAAACAAAGTAGAACAAAACGAAGCGAAAATTTCTCAAGCTGTCTCAATTAGCAATTCAATTCTTTCTTTTAGAGAAAAAATGAAAGCAAATAAAGCAGCGAAAGAAGCCGCAAAAGAAGCAGCAGAACAATCTAATTTCTAA
- a CDS encoding M29 family aminopeptidase T, whose amino-acid sequence MRDARIEKLAHNLINYSVKLGAGEKVLIENFGVQKELVMALVEEAYKAGGFPFVSLKEPQIDRAMMLGADSSQYAKIAEFEGNVMKEMDAYIGLRAGDNINETSDVPADKLKINGETVGKMHSDIRVKQTKWVVLRYPSSSMAQLAKMSTAGFEDFYFDVCNLDYGKMSDAMDGLVELMNKTDKVHLVGPGTDLTFSIKDIPAIKCAGEMNIPDGEVFTAPVRDSINGTLTYNTPSPYQGFTFENVSFTFKDGKIIEATANDTARINKVLDTDEGARFVGEFAIGVNPFIHEPMQDILFDEKIEGSFHFTPGQCYDEAFNGNQSAIHWDLVNIQRADYGGGEIYFDDVLIRKDGIFVLPELEALNPENLK is encoded by the coding sequence ATGAGAGATGCAAGAATCGAAAAATTAGCACATAATTTGATAAATTATTCCGTCAAACTTGGCGCTGGGGAAAAAGTTTTAATTGAAAACTTCGGTGTTCAAAAAGAATTAGTGATGGCTTTAGTGGAAGAAGCATACAAAGCTGGTGGCTTTCCGTTCGTTTCCTTAAAAGAACCACAAATTGACCGCGCAATGATGCTCGGAGCGGATAGTTCCCAATATGCAAAAATTGCTGAATTCGAAGGCAACGTAATGAAAGAAATGGATGCTTACATAGGTTTACGTGCTGGCGATAATATCAATGAGACTTCCGATGTGCCAGCAGATAAATTGAAAATCAACGGAGAAACAGTTGGCAAAATGCATTCTGATATTCGTGTAAAACAAACGAAATGGGTTGTACTTCGCTATCCAAGTTCCTCCATGGCGCAACTTGCCAAAATGAGCACTGCTGGTTTTGAAGATTTCTACTTTGATGTGTGTAACTTAGATTACGGAAAAATGAGTGACGCAATGGATGGCTTAGTCGAACTAATGAATAAAACAGATAAAGTACACTTAGTAGGACCAGGAACAGATTTAACCTTTAGTATTAAAGATATTCCAGCAATTAAATGTGCTGGCGAAATGAATATCCCAGATGGTGAAGTATTTACTGCGCCCGTTCGTGATTCTATCAATGGAACACTTACTTACAACACACCATCTCCTTACCAAGGTTTTACGTTTGAAAATGTCTCTTTCACGTTTAAAGATGGAAAAATTATCGAAGCAACTGCAAATGATACAGCTCGCATTAACAAAGTCTTAGATACAGATGAAGGCGCGCGCTTCGTTGGTGAATTCGCTATTGGGGTCAACCCATTCATCCACGAACCAATGCAAGATATTCTTTTTGACGAAAAAATTGAAGGTAGTTTCCACTTTACGCCTGGTCAATGTTATGATGAAGCATTTAATGGCAACCAATCTGCCATTCACTGGGATCTAGTTAACATTCAACGTGCCGATTACGGCGGCGGCGAAATTTACTTTGATGATGTTCTTATTCGTAAAGATGGTATTTTTGTTCTTCCAGAATTAGAAGCACTTAATCCAGAAAACTTAAAATAA
- a CDS encoding peroxiredoxin, with amino-acid sequence MAERLVGTQAPRFEMEAVMPNQTFGKVSLEKNIEDDKWTILFFYPMDFTFVCPTEIVAISARSDEFDALNARIIGASTDTIHSHLAWTNTPIKEGGIGKLNYPLAADTNHQVASDYGVLIEEEGVALRGLFIINPKGEIQYEVVHHNNIGREVDEVLRVLQALQTGGLCPINWQPGEKTIV; translated from the coding sequence GTGGCAGAACGTTTAGTAGGCACACAAGCTCCAAGATTTGAAATGGAAGCTGTTATGCCAAATCAGACTTTTGGGAAAGTAAGTCTAGAAAAAAATATAGAAGACGATAAATGGACGATTCTCTTTTTCTATCCAATGGACTTTACATTTGTTTGTCCGACAGAAATTGTTGCTATTTCCGCTCGGTCAGATGAATTTGATGCATTAAATGCACGCATAATTGGCGCTTCTACAGATACGATTCATTCGCATCTTGCATGGACGAATACACCAATTAAAGAAGGTGGAATTGGTAAATTAAACTACCCACTTGCTGCGGATACGAATCATCAAGTAGCTAGCGATTACGGAGTATTGATTGAGGAAGAAGGCGTTGCGTTACGTGGTCTTTTCATTATCAATCCAAAAGGTGAAATCCAGTACGAAGTGGTACACCATAATAATATCGGCCGTGAAGTGGATGAAGTTTTAAGAGTTCTACAAGCGCTTCAAACAGGCGGACTGTGCCCAATTAACTGGCAACCCGGTGAAAAAACAATTGTTTAA
- the rpsD gene encoding 30S ribosomal protein S4: MARYTGPSWKVSRRLGISLSGTGKELERRPYAPGQHGPTQRKKISEYGLQQAEKQKLRHMYGLTERQFKNTFNKAGKLQGKHGENFMILLEQRLDNIVYRLGLARTRRAARQLVNHGHITVDGKRVDIPSYQVSVGQVISVREKSAKNSAIAESLEVSSFVPEYVTFDAEKLTGSLNRLPERSELAAEINEAFIVEFYSR; encoded by the coding sequence ATGGCTCGTTATACAGGTCCAAGCTGGAAAGTTTCCCGTCGTTTAGGAATTTCACTTTCTGGAACAGGTAAAGAATTAGAGCGTCGTCCGTATGCTCCAGGTCAACACGGCCCAACTCAACGTAAAAAAATCTCAGAATATGGTTTGCAACAAGCTGAAAAGCAAAAATTGCGTCATATGTATGGATTAACTGAACGTCAATTCAAAAACACGTTCAACAAAGCTGGTAAATTACAAGGTAAACATGGTGAGAACTTCATGATCTTACTAGAACAACGCCTTGATAACATCGTTTATCGTCTTGGTCTTGCTCGCACTCGTCGTGCAGCTCGTCAACTAGTAAACCATGGCCACATCACTGTAGATGGCAAACGCGTAGATATCCCTTCTTACCAAGTATCTGTTGGTCAAGTGATTTCTGTTCGTGAAAAATCTGCTAAAAACTCTGCAATCGCTGAAAGCTTAGAAGTTTCAAGCTTCGTGCCTGAATACGTAACTTTCGATGCAGAAAAACTAACTGGTTCTCTTAACCGTCTACCAGAACGTTCTGAACTTGCTGCTGAAATCAACGAAGCATTTATCGTAGAATTCTACAGCCGTTAA
- a CDS encoding DNA translocase FtsK, with protein MGWFKDFFFGDMDEEIDTYEDTSSRKVEKKTKQKAPEVVVPKSNVTAIKTKERTIRNERPVAYKTVSKQKHMQPVKRQMKTQMVYQYPKGEFRFPLIPDKQKSQPTPPKKQPITERQVAETQPVKEETRKRPFTATDVPSPVYAFNKRPSKFEFAVTEAEELSTIQEDLTIAPVDLLESAEAETIAFDTELNRQIEEEVASVPVTEEVVTEQPTVEVTPESVEQQEPARVSLITEEAAQTKTTTRSKQVESNRQKQLLKSRIPFNVMMVKKDKQALQKEEAPEIDGQQPVEIEAEQTNTVREAQVATASYPTNYEFPSFGLLHPPVSKREDDSWLQMQQEMLDETLENFNVQASVVNRTQGPAVTRFEVQPEKGVKVSKITNLTDDIKLNLAAKDIRIEAPIPGKSTVGIEIPNQTSRPVMLSELMNTEAFQSSTSPLTAALGLDISGTPIITDLQKMPHGLIAGATGSGKSVCINSLLVSLLYKATPDQLKLLLIDPKMVELAPYNRIPHLVSPVITDAKAATVALKWAVEEMERRYQLFSHTGVRNMEKYNEYASHPDHTGEKLPYILIVIDELADLMMVAPNDVEESISRIAQKARACGIHMIVATQRPSVDVITGLIKANIPTRVSFSVSSQIDSRTILDASGAEKLLGKGDMLFLPSGASKPVRLQGTFVSDEEIDAVVAHVRSQGEADYIFEEQELLVKETAKENTDELFEEACDFVLSQNAASTSLLQRHFRIGYNRAARLMESLENHQIVSGINGSKPRDVIITKDQLAKLRNKES; from the coding sequence ATGGGATGGTTTAAAGATTTTTTCTTTGGCGATATGGACGAGGAAATAGATACATACGAAGATACGTCTTCAAGAAAAGTAGAAAAGAAAACGAAACAGAAGGCGCCAGAAGTAGTAGTGCCAAAATCAAATGTGACAGCTATTAAAACAAAAGAACGTACTATAAGGAATGAACGACCAGTTGCTTATAAAACAGTTTCAAAACAAAAACATATGCAACCAGTGAAACGACAAATGAAAACGCAAATGGTTTATCAATATCCAAAAGGCGAATTTCGTTTTCCGTTAATTCCAGATAAACAAAAAAGCCAACCAACTCCTCCAAAAAAACAACCAATAACAGAAAGACAAGTGGCAGAAACGCAACCAGTAAAAGAGGAAACAAGGAAACGACCTTTTACGGCGACAGATGTACCTTCGCCTGTTTATGCCTTTAATAAACGACCAAGTAAATTTGAGTTTGCTGTAACAGAAGCGGAAGAACTTAGTACAATACAAGAAGATTTAACCATTGCTCCAGTAGATTTGTTAGAGTCAGCAGAAGCGGAAACAATTGCTTTTGACACAGAGCTAAATCGTCAAATAGAAGAAGAGGTTGCGTCAGTGCCAGTGACGGAAGAAGTCGTTACGGAGCAACCAACAGTGGAAGTAACCCCAGAATCAGTAGAACAGCAAGAACCGGCACGCGTTTCCCTTATAACGGAAGAGGCGGCGCAAACGAAAACAACTACTAGAAGCAAACAAGTAGAATCAAATAGACAAAAACAATTGCTAAAAAGCAGAATTCCATTTAATGTCATGATGGTAAAAAAAGACAAACAAGCGCTTCAAAAAGAAGAAGCACCGGAAATAGATGGGCAACAACCAGTTGAGATTGAAGCAGAACAAACGAATACTGTTCGAGAGGCGCAAGTAGCGACTGCCTCTTACCCAACGAACTATGAATTTCCATCGTTTGGTTTACTCCATCCGCCAGTCTCCAAACGAGAAGACGACTCATGGCTACAAATGCAGCAAGAGATGCTAGATGAAACCTTAGAAAATTTCAATGTACAGGCAAGCGTAGTTAATCGTACACAAGGTCCAGCTGTCACAAGATTTGAAGTGCAACCTGAAAAAGGCGTTAAAGTCAGTAAAATCACTAATTTAACGGATGATATTAAATTAAATTTAGCGGCGAAAGATATACGGATTGAGGCGCCAATACCTGGTAAGAGTACAGTAGGTATAGAAATTCCGAATCAAACAAGTCGTCCCGTGATGCTTTCTGAATTGATGAATACGGAAGCTTTTCAGTCATCTACATCACCGCTAACAGCTGCGCTCGGACTAGATATCTCAGGAACGCCAATTATTACTGATTTACAAAAAATGCCCCATGGTTTAATCGCCGGAGCTACTGGATCAGGGAAAAGCGTGTGCATCAATTCATTGTTAGTAAGCTTACTTTATAAAGCAACTCCAGACCAACTGAAATTACTTTTGATTGACCCGAAAATGGTCGAGTTAGCTCCTTACAACCGGATACCACATCTTGTAAGTCCAGTTATTACGGATGCTAAAGCGGCTACGGTCGCTTTAAAATGGGCAGTAGAAGAAATGGAACGCCGCTATCAATTGTTTAGCCATACTGGCGTTAGAAATATGGAAAAATATAATGAATATGCTAGTCACCCAGATCATACAGGAGAAAAATTACCTTACATTTTAATTGTAATTGATGAATTAGCTGATTTAATGATGGTAGCGCCAAATGATGTGGAAGAATCCATTAGCCGTATTGCTCAAAAAGCAAGAGCTTGTGGTATTCATATGATTGTAGCGACACAGCGACCATCTGTGGACGTCATTACAGGTCTTATTAAGGCGAACATCCCGACACGTGTTTCCTTCTCTGTATCGTCTCAAATCGACTCTAGAACAATCCTAGATGCAAGTGGGGCAGAAAAACTACTTGGAAAAGGGGACATGCTCTTCTTACCTAGTGGCGCAAGTAAGCCAGTACGTTTACAAGGCACGTTCGTTAGTGATGAAGAGATTGATGCAGTTGTTGCACATGTTCGAAGTCAAGGTGAAGCCGATTATATCTTTGAAGAACAAGAATTACTTGTAAAAGAAACGGCAAAAGAAAATACCGATGAATTATTTGAAGAGGCTTGTGACTTTGTTTTAAGTCAAAATGCGGCCTCGACATCTTTGTTGCAAAGACATTTTAGAATTGGTTATAACCGAGCGGCGAGATTAATGGAATCTCTTGAAAATCACCAAATTGTATCAGGAATTAACGGTTCTAAACCTCGGGACGTCATTATTACGAAGGATCAATTAGCTAAGCTACGAAACAAAGAATCTTAA